In Pseudomonas fluorescens, one genomic interval encodes:
- a CDS encoding HAD-IA family hydrolase — translation MNAPMKTFGPIKAVIFDMDGLLLDTEGIYTEVTSLIAERYGRTFDWSIKQNIIGRGANDLANYVVQALDLPISAEEFLLIREPLMRERFPKAQAMPGAEELIRHLKAHNIPIAVGTSSSRQSFGQKTTLHRDWFALFDFIVTADDPEVGAAKPAPDIFLTAARRLGVAPEDCLVFEDSPFGVTAAKAAGMTAIAIPDAAMADEKYAHADGILRTLKAFTPSACGLPALEWA, via the coding sequence ATGAATGCACCGATGAAGACGTTTGGCCCGATCAAGGCCGTGATTTTCGACATGGACGGTTTGCTGCTGGACACCGAAGGCATCTACACCGAGGTCACCTCGCTCATCGCCGAGCGTTACGGGCGGACCTTCGACTGGAGCATCAAACAGAACATCATCGGTCGCGGGGCCAATGATCTGGCGAACTACGTGGTGCAGGCGCTGGATCTGCCGATCAGCGCCGAAGAGTTTCTGCTGATCCGCGAACCACTGATGCGTGAACGCTTTCCCAAGGCCCAGGCCATGCCGGGCGCGGAGGAGCTGATTCGTCACCTCAAGGCGCACAACATTCCGATCGCCGTGGGCACCAGTTCGTCGCGGCAGTCGTTCGGCCAGAAAACCACCTTGCACCGCGACTGGTTTGCCCTGTTCGATTTCATCGTCACCGCCGACGACCCGGAAGTTGGCGCAGCAAAACCGGCGCCGGACATCTTTCTCACCGCCGCCCGGCGTCTGGGTGTAGCGCCTGAAGACTGTCTGGTCTTCGAGGATTCGCCGTTTGGCGTCACCGCCGCGAAAGCGGCGGGAATGACTGCCATTGCGATTCCCGACGCGGCCATGGCCGATGAAAAATACGCGCATGCCGACGGGATTCTGCGCACGCTCAAGGCGTTCACCCCGAGTGCCTGCGGTTTGCCGGCGCTGGAATGGGCTTGA